One segment of Etheostoma spectabile isolate EspeVRDwgs_2016 unplaced genomic scaffold, UIUC_Espe_1.0 scaffold302, whole genome shotgun sequence DNA contains the following:
- the LOC116686063 gene encoding NACHT, LRR and PYD domains-containing protein 3, whose amino-acid sequence MLFYNTRHGEKVLFSEHYVNLLLADGHQCLERKRHEVLTFGQKRLSMQQKSAVHRRIAPGELFSSANGNRPVKKVLVSGVAGIGKTILVQKMLFDFGGNRDHLGFDFIIHMTFRDLNLIDRPTNFRELVLRKNRHLSKELDAILANDEKLLIVLDGFDEFRHHRSCDVDSFVTEPDEDAEVVEVFGSLLRGELLPNASVLLTSRPAAVSHVPVSCIDRFVLIAGFSLAEVRDFFLRYFQDGAVADCMFAVVSANELMLTLCYIPAFCYIVCCILKESKELCGESPKTMTDIYVQYLVALLCSHTKARAGTVSHKLSDIVLKLGRLAYQKLMEHQTLFYSSDRDVAALEGCSLVSTFLDKTVAQEPGCTEEVYSFAHFTVQEFFAALYCAVTDDPLPDGDPHASSPSEVSSNGHLDLFNRFLSGILSERNADLLSRQVGLSCNKDKVDIHRRRIIEELTTLCENGAQILNHLHCLYEQQDSSLSLAVQPKTLQVNVSDETLSQMDYNAIKYFLNRTKGEISELDLTGTGVSCEALRDMQPLLLRCNKLWLGENHLDMDTAQVLADVLRASESITHLGLGWSDMGDDELLVLSSAIRVKRKLQELWMEGNRVSYRGLLSLRDLTPNPLKTVVAIWNDLTDTDPDPECFCTQESITVSFTDDDMWAGWGEWVFKRCEVSSNNKLVTVLHKVCNVSARCLETQWAKTFYKQLSQLIRQRIECCTEEDMSKKLKKFERILNL is encoded by the exons ATGCTCTTCTACAACACCCGACACGGAGAGAAAGTCCTCTTTTCCGAACACTATGTCAATCTCCTGTTGGCCGACGGACACCAGTGcctggagagaaaaagacacGAGGTGCTGACGTTTGGACAAAAGCGACTGTCCATGCAGCAGAAGTCGGCGGTGCATCGGAGAATCGCACCGGGCGAACTCTTTTCGAGCGCGAATGGAAACCGTCCGGTCAAGAAGGTCCTGGTCTCGGGGGTGGCCGGCATCGGAAAAACCATCCTGGTGCAGAAGATGCTGTTTGATTTTGGGGGAAACAGGGACCATCTTGGATTTGACTTCATCATCCACATGACGTTCAGAGACCTGAATCTGATTGACAGACCCACAAACTTCCGGGAGCTGGTCTTGCGTAAAAACAGACACCTGTCCAAGGAACTGGACGCCATTTTGGCAAACGACGAGAAACTGCTGATCGTCTTAGACGGCTTTGATGAGTTCAGACACCACAGGAGCTGCGATGTGGACTCGTTTGTGACTGAGCCCGATGAAGATGCGGAGGTGGTGGAGGTCTTCGGGAGTCTGCTGCGGGGGGAACTGCTGCCCAACGCTTCGGTCTTGCTCACGAGTCGACCCGCGGCCGTCAGCCACGTCCCCGTGAGCTGCATCGACCGCTTCGTGCTCATCGCTGGCTTTTCCTTGGCCGAAGTCCGAGACTTCTTCCTGCGTTACTTCCAGGACGGCGCCGTCGCCGACTGCATGTTCGCAGTGGTGTCAGCGAACGAGCTCATGCTGACGCTGTGCTACATCCCTGCGTTTTGCTACATCGTGTGCTGCATCCTCAAAGAAAGCAAAGAGCTGTGTGGGGAGAGCCCCAAGACCATGACTGACATCTACGTGCAGTATCTGGTGGCCTTGCTGTGCTCTCACACCAAAGCAAGAGCTGGAACAGTCAGCCACAAGTTGTCTGACATTGTGCTGAAGCTCGGCCGACTTGCGTACCAAAAACTCATGGAGCACCAGACCCTGTTCTACAGCAGCGACCGAGACGTCGCGGCGTTGGAGGGATGCAGCCTCGTTAGCACCTTCCTTGACAAGACAGTGGCCCAAGAGCCCGGTTGCACTGAAGAGGTTTACTCCTTTGCACACTTTACCGTTCAAGAGTTCTTCGCTGCACTGTATTGTGCGGTGACGGATGACCCTTTACCCGATGGAGATCCGCACGCTTCGAGTCCTTCGGAGGTGTCCAGCAACGGACATCTGGACCTCTTCAATCGCTTCCTGTCTGGAATCCTCTCCGAACGCAACGCCGATCTTCTATCGAGGCAGGTGGGATTGAGTTGCAATAAAGACAAAGTGGACATCCATCGTCGGAGGATCATCGAAGAGCTCACGACCCTATGTGAGAACGGGGCCCAAATCCTGAACCACCTCCACTGCCTGTACGAGCAACAGGACTCGTCTTTGTCCCTCGCTGTGCAACCAAAGACACTGCAAGTCAACGTTAGCGATGAAACCCTCTCCCAAATGGATTACAATGCCATCAAGTACTTTCTCAACCGTACAAAGGGCGAAATCTCAGAGCTGGATCTGACGGGGACAGGAGTGAGCTGCGAGGCGCTCAGAGACATGCAGCCCCTGCTGCTCAGATGTAACAAACTGTG GCTTGGAGAAAACCACCTTGACATGGACACAGCTCAGGTCCTTGCTGATGTGCTGCGGGCGTCGGAAAGCATAACCCACCTCGG ACTCGGGTGGTCGGACATGGGTGATGATGAACTCCTGGTTCTTTCTAGTGCCATACGGGTGAAAAGAAAGCTTCAAGAGTTGTG GATGGAGGGAAACCGAGTGAGCTACAGAGGTCTGCTGTCCCTCAGGGACTTGACCCCAAACCCTCTGAAAACAGTTGT AGCCATTTGGAACGACCTGACTGACACAGACCCGGACCCGGAGTGCTTTTGCACCCAAGAGAGCATAACCGTGAGCTTCACCGATGACGACATGTGGGCCGGGTGGGGGGAGTGGGTCTTCAAACGGTGCGaggtcagcagcaacaacaagtTAGTGACCGTGCTCCACAAAGTTTGCAACGTATCGGCCCGTTGCTTAGAAACCCAGTGGGCAAAGACTTTCTACAAGCAGCTGTCACAGCTCATCAGGCAGAGGATTGAGTGCTGCACCGAGGAGGACATGAGCAAGAAGCTCAAAAAGTTTGAGAGGATTTTGAACCTCTGA